The sequence below is a genomic window from Zonotrichia leucophrys gambelii isolate GWCS_2022_RI unplaced genomic scaffold, RI_Zleu_2.0 Scaffold_59_292226, whole genome shotgun sequence.
CCTATAAAGCTCGCTAGGAACGGCAGAGAATCTGCCATAAAATAAGAGAGATCCTTTGCCTGGAGGCCTGGCAGCCTGCCCTTAGTAGTGGGGGCAGGAGTGAAAGGGATAGCCCAAATAATGCACCCCCTGAAGACTACCCCTGCTGCCGAGAAGATAATGATCCCTGCAGACCGATGCACCCGGGCTGGCAGGCGAGGCAGAGAGGTAAGGAGGAGTGGGGGAGAGCAACGGGCCACAGGAACAGGAACGGAGCACAGGAATGCTCCAGGTAAAAGAGATATGGTTATAAGAGGTGAACAAAATTTGTTGCTAggaccctgccctgcttggcgagctatttttatcattataatCCTGAGCTTCCCAACTGCCTGGGGAAACCCCCATCAGCCTTACAAAGGGAACAAGATCCTAGTCCAACGGACCCTGATCACTGACTGGTCTCAGGCCTTTTTGCAATTTACCGGATCTATGGGAAATACCACAGGTTTGAGTTTACTAACTTTAGTTCTGCATGACGGTCTGCCGTATCCCAAACACGaatggaagaggcagaaaacttGGGAGCTTCAAGGAGTAGTGGGAGAACAAATTAATACTGGATGTCGAGTGGTTAATGGATCAGACTATACTAACACAATCTCAATCAGTGTTTCCATGGGTCAGGaggataaacaaataaattgtgaatACCCAGCACGAGACTGCTGGCAAAACTTCACATTAACTCACATGGCAGAGGTAGTCTGTCTCTGGACAAAAGATACGCAGGGCCTTTCCTTTAAATTCACAATAGATATTAAAACACAGTCTATCACTACTAAACCTCACATTATCACCGTTTCACCTACACCACCGGTCACACTCAcaccaaaaattttcaaaataggaCCTTATATAATCAAAAAAACTGGCGAAcaacaaatattatttaatCCAGCATGGTCTCTAAAACAGGTCGAACTGCTAATGCAGACCAATGTTTCAGAAATCCAGCCAGCTTGTTCTCCGTTTTTGCAAACATCTTTTGAAGGCTGGACTACTTGGCTCAGGAAACAcagctcttttaaaacaaggaaattTAGAGATGTGACTGGTGTTCTAGGCACAGGACTGGGAATTCTGAATAGCATCGATTCGGAGGTACTAATGAACAAGCTGGCTGCTATGGCCAGAGATCTGTCCAAATTACAGCAACCACTGAGGTCATCTCTACTGGCTTTGGGGAGACACCAGTGGACGTTgtcaaacattttgccaaattggGAAAGAGTAAATGTGAACGATCACAAATTGGTGATTGATGCACTTGGTGCCACACAAAATAATGTCTCCTTAGCCCTCAGCTGTATCCAGGCACAATTATGGATGCCGTCAGTCTCTGGTGCAATTATAAGAGAGGGCGAGGAAGGcactttccccacagaaattcgGAAAATAATTTGGGACAATGCCACTGAATTTGAAAGGGAATTCCAACCCTGGTGGAAACTGGTGAATTTTACCTATAATCCTATTTCTAATACAGTCACTGCCTTTGTCTTGACCATACAAAATGCCTCTGTACATCTagtttttcctgtcattgcaTTAGGAATAAACCATGACGGAGCTGTCCTCCTATCCTATAGAACATAGAGGATGGGCCCATCAGCTTGGTGACAAATGGCAAACTGTTGACTTGGAATCTTGTATTGTACTAGAACAGTTGGGGTTCATCTGTGAGGGCAGTGTAATTATAGCTCAAGATATCTGTttggacacagagcaaaacatttgcCATTTTGAGATTCGCCCTAACGAGGTTTCTAAAACAGTTCTTATATACATAGGCAATGGGTGCATGTGTTTTAGAactctctgtgattttgtgctaGTAGATAATGTTATGGTGGATACAAAGAATCACTCAAACTTCTGTGCTTGTAACTTCACCAAGATTACAGGGTGTGACACCACTTATGAAGCTACAGTTACCTCTCACCACCTATTACAATCCAACTACACGCTGATTCACAAGTTAATGCCCACCCCAATTGGGATGAACTTCACCATAGTGAGACAACTATTGTTTCATCAGGATCTGATAAAAATTcttgagaaaatcaggaaaagcgGAGAGAAAACCCTAGTAACTGTTCAACATGATGTAGAGAAAATACACCAGGTAGTAGAAAGAGTGAAGCAAGATAGCAATTATAGGTAGTGGGATACGCTGTTCGGATGGTCACCTACTGCCACTGGTGTCTTAAACAGTATGTGCCATCCCATTGTGgttcttttatttctgattgTACTAGGATTTATTTTGTCAGCAGTTCAATTTGTTGCGAATTGGAATATGATGAAAAGACTAAAGAAATTAGCAGGTATAATTAATGCACAGAGCTTAACTGATGAAATAGATCAGTTAGCGCTTGCTAGGAAGGAGCTAAAAAGGtttaatgaacaaaattggtaaaaagagaaatgggggattgtaataagtaacaatatatttgttcattaatagctagatgatgatttaaattaaaaaacaatagctaaatagcTTTTGTAGAATATCTATAGGGCTGTATGGGAAACTTATAAGAAGTGCTTGAGTTACAAATCCCTCCCGGTAACCAGATACAGCCACATCTGGTAATAATTACTAACCTTGTAGAATTGCTTGCTCTGCAAAAATTCTACTCCATAGATGtaggagactttctgaaacacatatggtaacaattattaaccttgcaagaatgctgagcttaaaaaaattagactTATAGgtatgccttataaggaaagctgccaaagaggaagacttggggccttcatcccacgaccaccagaaggcagaaaaaagacccCTAGCAACAGGAGGAGCACGCGCAGAAAACAGACCACGTCATCCAGGAATCcggaaaaaaaggacaataaaaagcgaaCTTTAAAGGGGGGAGGCGCGCGCCTAGGAGAGCAAAGTCTCCTGGCCGCCCAGCGCTGaatcttgcttattcttgcttgcataataaaGATTATTGTACAATTCTTAAATTTGGTCGATTCGTTTATCACACCACCCAAGCCAGGGTAAGCTGGGCCACATGGTGACACTTAATGAGGTTTCTGTATCAGCACACAAAAATTAGGTTACTCAAGAACTGTTactcctttttccctcttttactTTAAGTGCACTTGGGCCCCATGGTGTGCACCaaaatctgtcttggtttgaaaagacaggtgtctgctaaggaaggcaggagcctttttaaatggaaaatgtaaaccccctccctccaactTAGtatgattttgaaattaaggggttCTCAAGCAAAGATATGGAAATATGAATAACAattctttactaggaaaattaaaaatataaatgtaatagtacaaaaaaaccccaaaccactgacagagtcagaatatgaCCTGACACCCGGTTgctcagggtgttggtagcagtctgattaaatggtggctgcagtcctcctggaggGACAGATGGGGTcctgttgaagcagtgatcctgtagaagagTGCAGTTTTCACCTGAAGGTCTGGGGATACTGCtgatgggcctggtcttcctctgggaatccagtaaAAAAAGGCTGCGCTTCTGGGAATCCAATGGGAAAAGACTACTCTGGTGTTCCAAATTTCAGATTCTATTTAGGTAGGAAGGCTTGactcctccccctgggtggagcatctcacaatggggTGATGCAATTTCATCAGTCAGgctcaatggcccattaacagaagacatctccctggagggaggatgggttGTGAAAGAGATAAAGtaaactgcccaattaacagaagataactgccccagctctgacataTGGGAAATAGAATAAAAACATCTTACAGCCCAGGATAGTCCCATATTCCCAtagtcccattcccagtccctgtccccattaCTGATCTCATTCCTAGTCCCTATCTTGCTTTTCTAGTCCCATTTCCAATCCAGGTCCCATATTAccggtccctgtccccattcccagtcctgtAACCTCTTCCTGTCCTGCATTCCCAGTCCTTGTCCCCATTGTGGgtccctgttcccatccccGATCCCATTCCTGGTACCAGTCCCTGTCCCTATTCCTGGTCCCAGTTCCTGTCCATATTCCTGGTCCCATTCCCAATCTctgcccccattcccagtcccatttccTGTTCCTGTCCTGTATTCTTAGTCCCAGCCTCCATTCCTGGTCCTGTTCCCAGTCCCTGTCCTCATTCACGTTTCAAATCCTGGTTCCTGTCCCAGTTCCCGGTCCCTGTCTCCATTCCCAATCGCAATGtcagtccctgtccccattccctgttcttctccctcctccccttcccattCTTGGTGCCTGTCCCCATTCTTGGTCCTTGTGCCCATATCTGGTCCTTGTCACTTTTCCCAGTCCCATTTCCagttcctgtccccattccctgtcctaTTCACAGTCTCTGTCCCATATTCACATTCCAGGTTATGGATTTTCACTCCTTATGACATATttccagtcccattcccagtcccaatccTGCATACCCACTCCCTCTCCCAGTTTCCggcccctgtccccattcccaagCCCATTCCCAGCCTCGGTCCCCATTCCTGGTACTGTTTCCCATCCCTGTACAgattccctgtccccattcccggtcccattccctgtccctgtccccattcccagtcccattccctgtccctgtccccattcctgctccctgcccccaTTCCTGGTTCAGTTCCTGATCCCCATGCCCTCTCACCGGATACTGCCACCATTGCTCCAGCCCCTCGGATCCCCCCCTTACAAGGTGGCTGAAATTACCAATTAAATTCCTAAGTAATCCCTGCAGGGCCTTTTCCCGGTACTGCCCAGAGCCAGCGGGACCTCCCCCTCACTTCCTAAAATTCCTCCTCTAGTTCCAAGACCAGGATCTGTGCCCATTCCAAATCTCCAATATGATCTGTGCCCATTCCTGTTCTACAACAGGTTCCATGCCCATTCCCAATCTCCAACAGGTTCCATGCTCATTCCTGGTCTCCAACGTGATCCGTGCCCATTCCCAATCTCCAACATGATCCATGTCCATTCCTGGGATTATCACAAATCTTCAGGGTTATCTCAAAAAAATGCATCCCCTCTGGATAATCACAGCTTCTCAGTCCCTGccctctttttctgttttccaccctcttttccaccctttttctcccattttccatcctttAGTCCctcttttctgcctcttcctcttggaaaaagaggtggaaaaaaagcaggaaaataacaGAACAACCCTGGgagcaagaaattaaaatattatttaaacaatcaattaaaaacagagaaaaaatgaggggaaaaaagtcaccaaaacccaccaaagggcagagagatttttaaaatttgctgtcAAAATAAAGATGGAATTtggccccaaaattcctccccaaaaaacccaaggcagagcagctccatgcaCCATGAATCTGATGGAAATCCAGAAGAaccaaggagcaggaggaatgggaggggaaaagaaatgaggaattgagagaaaaaatgtggggaaaaagaaaatcaactgAGCTGGGGaacaaaagggggaaaaggaggacaaaaggaagaaaagtgggggaaagagggagaaatgggggaaaaatgggggtaAAGAGGgataaaagggggaaaggaggaaaaaagcgagggaaaaggaaaaatggagaaaaagaaaacaaggggaaaaagaagatgaaaaagagggagataaaagagaaaaaggagggaaaggaggaaaaaaaaaaagcctcactTCAGCAGCCACCCAGTCTCTGGGGTCACCCAGTGATGTCACATTGATCTGGTGTGCCCTCTGCTCAGGATCACCCCCTGGTCCatgtgccccccagcccagtgtcacccctgtgccGGTGTCCCCCTTGCTCGGTGTCATCCCTTGGTCTGTGCTCCTCCTTGTCTTAGGctgcaatgcaagatgtaaccagcAGTATGCATTCTATCACCATCTGTTGAAACCAGGGGGAGCAGTgctctttatctcttccatgacccATCCCTCATAACTCTGGGGGGAATATCCTCTGTTAGTGGGCCAGCTGTTAAAACCAaatggggcagttttctttatctctcccacaacCTCTCTCCAGGGGAATATCTTCAattaatgggccattgagtgttactgcatgactgataaaattacatcatcccattgtgagaaaCTCTGCCAAGAGcgaggagccaagcattcctaactGGATATAGTCAGAGATCTGGAACACCAAAGTAGCCTTctcccactggattcccagaggaagaccaggcccatctgcaccaccactggacctttGGAGGAAAACTGCACCcttctgcaggatcactgcCTCAACAGAACTACATCTGTTcctccaggaggactgcagccaccatttaattgGAATGCAACAAACACCCTGATTAACAGGGTGTCAGATTGGATTCAGACTCTgacagtgatttttttggtactgctgcattttttattttatttttcctagcaaagaactgttattcctatttccatatctttccctgagagccccttaatttcaaaattatagtAATTTAGAGGGAGGGGTTCACATTTTCAATTTtaagggaggctcctgccttccttagcagacacctgtcttttcaaaccaagacaggcAGTGGAACCATCAAACCCAATGTGCTCAACCCTTGTTTcccccaaaccaggatttccTGTTTCTAAACCTTAGCCTGATGCAAGAGGAGGAGGtcgtgaggaagaggaagatggcCTAGGAGGcccaggcaggggaggaggaagtcagtgcccctttccccctctctcctcctccatctcccagcccagcacggcccccagctgcaggacaaccctgctgccaaagcTGTCCTACAGGGGACGCACTGtcctggggggatctccttgcccttccctgtggcatggaggcaaatcccatcctctccttgtccttcctcccccagaccAGGAGCTGAGGATAGAGaccagggaggacaaatccccacagcagaaccttgtggaagaggctgttttgagcagctccacagcacaggaatCCAACAGGGAAGAAAAGCCCTGGAGATCTCTCACAAGGAGGGGCTGCAAATGCAGATCATGGGgatctgaggaggaaagacccacccTGGGCCAAGGAGGCggctggagctcagagctggggatcCATGAGCAGCTACAGGTAAGGAAAAGCCCCAGAAGTGCTTgaaatgtgggaagagcttcagccagagatCCAACCTTATCCGCCACATGAGAAcccacaccggggagaggccctacgagtgtgataaatgcagaaaggggtttcagaccagctctgATCTCCTCAGGCACCAGCGCACTCACACAGAGGAAaggcccttcctctgccctgactgtgggaaaGGCTACAAGTACAACTCCTCCCTTGTCAGCCACCAGCACACGCACACCCAGGAGAAGTCCTGTGAGTCTCCCGAGTGTGGGAAGAGATCCAGCCACAAGTCGAACCTGATTGTCCACAAGAGGATCCACACTGGCGAGAGGTCttacgagtgtggggagtgtgggaagagatTCTGTCAGCGCTCCCACCTGGTCTACCACCTCAGGAGCCACGCTGGGAAGAAGCCCAACGAGTGtgataaatgcaggaagaggtttcagaccagctctcATCTTGTCAGGCACCAGCACATTCACATGGAGGAGTGACCCTTTTGCTGCCCTGACTGCAGGAAGGGCTTCATTTACAACTCCACCCTTGTGATTCACCAGCGCACCCACtccggggagaggccctatgagtgtccaGAGTGTGGGAAGAGATTCTCACAGAGCTTCATCTTGAGCAGACACCAACAGAGTCAGcactaagggaagccctgcaagTGCCCCGCATCCAGGGAGAGTTTCATGCGCtactccagctccatcccccatgGGATCCACACTGGATGatccccagtgacccccagcGGGCAGAGCCACGGTGATCCGTGGTGCCGGTGATCCGTGTTGGGAAGACACCTGGCTGGGGGACTCCACAACCTCCTGGCTCCCTGTGGACACCtgcacacagccacagcccaacatCCGAAATCCCTTGTGGAGAGCTGATTTGTTGACCTCTGACCTCAGAAAAATCTCCCTTTTTGCATCTTCTGGTTTCATCAAGCAATACTTGATGGCCTTGGAGGTCATCTCCAACATAAATCCATCCTTTTAATTCTGTCTGGCCCACGGGCATCTTCCACAACTAAATGGGGACAGACTGGGGCAAACCCCTGATTTTGGATCCTGTGAGGTGGAAAAGGTACCCAAGTGGGTTGATTCTTCTGTATAAGTCTAGGGGTATGAGGAAGAGACCTCCAGGGAGTCAAGGGCAAGAGAGGTTTCACACAGCTTCCAGATTCAGGGAAAGTACAAGTCCCCTTGGACTCCTTCATCCACTTGATGGCCGTTGTCTTAAAGGATATTaacaaaaaattcagtttaCACACATATTTATGGGGTCTCCCACAGCCTTCTGGTAAGAGGGCCTAATTGGAGGTTCCTTACTGGCATTGGGAACACCGCCCTCCATAGCTGGATTCCTGTTTCACACTCACACTAAAGCAGAAACCAAACCAAGtcaatgtccccatccccattgtccccattggGACTCTCACCTGTGACATCTGTGGCCGGGGACAGATGTCCCTTGGTGGCACGGCGCGGGGCAGCAGCACGTTAAGCAGGTGGAACAGCAGGGCCCCATTGCCCAGCGCCTGCG
It includes:
- the LOC135460586 gene encoding zinc finger protein 664-like, whose product is MRTHTGERPYECDKCRKGFQTSSDLLRHQRTHTEERPFLCPDCGKGYKYNSSLVSHQHTHTQEKSCESPECGKRSSHKSNLIVHKRIHTGERSYECGECGKRFCQRSHLVYHLRSHAGKKPNECDKCRKRFQTSSHLVRHQHIHMEE